Proteins encoded by one window of Methanofollis sp.:
- a CDS encoding DUF373 family protein → MAEGTTLILCIDRDDDLGYKAGLASPVVGREACLNAASALALADPEDSDVNAIFQAVKTYDELKERGEEVEVAILTGNHMHMLEGDRKIG, encoded by the coding sequence ATGGCTGAGGGCACTACACTAATCCTGTGCATCGACCGGGACGACGACCTCGGGTACAAGGCAGGTCTCGCAAGTCCGGTAGTCGGACGGGAGGCGTGCCTGAACGCGGCCAGCGCACTTGCACTCGCCGACCCCGAAGATTCAGACGTCAACGCCATTTTTCAGGCGGTAAAAACCTATGACGAACTGAAAGAGCGGGGCGAAGAGGTCGAAGTTGCGATCCTCACCGGCAACCATATGCATATGCTCGAAGGGGACCGGAAGATCGGC
- a CDS encoding archaeosine biosynthesis radical SAM protein RaSEA → MLSIQSIKPLAAWKGKDRYENDILDSLTVIFKSGGCSYRRCLMCGYRFEGYFGAQTEEVLAALRGQLAWVQENFDLSQVGMVKIFTSGSFLDPVEVPPAFREEIARAFAGKVVVVETRPEYVETDALAEMAEALGSPIHVAMGLETTDDVIREKSIRKGFSFADFIEASKRAKAAGAGVKAYLLLKPLFLTEKEAIEDMKTSIMDVAPYCGMISMNACTVQKRTELEHLWKEQAYRPPYLWSILEVLGNVDPDVPVFCDPVGGGHIRGPHNCGKCDRDIIDGINEYALTGDVELIRALAEIECACKKEWEYVLGHEKPWSMPLTR, encoded by the coding sequence ATGTTATCTATACAATCTATCAAGCCATTGGCAGCGTGGAAAGGAAAAGACCGTTATGAGAATGATATCCTTGATTCCCTGACCGTAATCTTTAAAAGTGGGGGATGCTCATACCGGCGCTGCTTGATGTGCGGTTACCGTTTTGAAGGCTATTTCGGGGCTCAAACTGAGGAGGTCCTTGCCGCTCTCAGGGGACAACTCGCCTGGGTGCAGGAGAACTTCGACCTCTCGCAGGTCGGGATGGTGAAGATCTTCACGTCGGGCAGTTTCCTGGACCCTGTCGAGGTGCCGCCGGCTTTCAGGGAAGAGATCGCGCGGGCCTTTGCCGGGAAGGTTGTCGTCGTCGAGACGCGGCCCGAGTATGTGGAAACCGATGCACTCGCGGAGATGGCTGAGGCTCTCGGTTCCCCCATCCACGTGGCGATGGGGCTTGAGACGACAGACGACGTCATCAGGGAGAAGTCGATCAGAAAGGGGTTCAGCTTTGCCGACTTCATCGAGGCATCGAAGAGAGCGAAGGCGGCGGGCGCGGGAGTGAAGGCTTACCTCCTCTTAAAGCCGCTCTTCCTCACCGAGAAGGAGGCCATCGAGGACATGAAGACCTCCATCATGGACGTGGCGCCGTACTGCGGCATGATCTCGATGAACGCCTGCACCGTCCAGAAAAGGACAGAACTCGAACATCTCTGGAAGGAGCAGGCCTACCGCCCGCCGTACCTCTGGAGCATCCTTGAAGTGCTTGGAAATGTCGATCCCGACGTCCCGGTCTTCTGCGACCCGGTCGGCGGCGGCCATATCAGGGGCCCGCACAACTGCGGGAAGTGCGACCGCGATATCATCGACGGTATCAACGAGTACGCCCTCACCGGCGACGTGGAACTGATCCGCGCCCTCGCGGAGATCGAATGCGCGTGCAAAAAAGAGTGGGAATATGTCCTCGGGCACGAGAAGCCCTGGTCCATGCCCCTCACCCGTTGA
- a CDS encoding HEAT repeat domain-containing protein produces MDNSAGPEFSDDTLPVEIDVAPSPEVLECAVDNDLDSLTTLLFQGQSQKVREDAALAIGMLMGEEAVGAFIGLFAEDDRNLRMAASWGLSAIGTPAIDGLIAALSAEDAATRMWAAYTLGAIGHCKAEVALGKVLKDDDAGVRWWASWALDQILQRHGCCNGC; encoded by the coding sequence ATGGACAATTCCGCCGGACCCGAGTTCTCGGATGACACCCTTCCTGTCGAGATCGATGTTGCACCCTCCCCTGAAGTGCTCGAATGTGCCGTCGACAACGACCTTGACAGCCTCACCACCCTTCTCTTTCAGGGGCAATCACAAAAGGTCAGGGAGGACGCCGCCCTTGCCATTGGCATGCTGATGGGGGAGGAGGCAGTCGGGGCCTTCATCGGGCTCTTCGCCGAGGATGACCGCAACCTGCGGATGGCCGCTTCGTGGGGGCTCTCCGCGATCGGGACGCCGGCCATCGACGGCCTCATCGCCGCGCTCTCTGCGGAGGACGCCGCCACCAGAATGTGGGCGGCCTATACTCTCGGCGCCATCGGGCACTGCAAGGCCGAGGTTGCACTCGGAAAGGTGCTGAAGGACGATGACGCCGGCGTCAGGTGGTGGGCGTCCTGGGCCCTGGACCAGATTTTGCAGAGGCACGGCTGCTGCAACGGGTGCTGA
- a CDS encoding Hsp20/alpha crystallin family protein, whose protein sequence is MTEIRIAPAVYAMPDENHENLHIEIELPGVDKKDITLRMHDDSFFVQASKEGTRYAGSYATCCPIDYEKAKASYHNGLLIVDVPYKKPQARGIEIPVQ, encoded by the coding sequence ATGACCGAGATCAGGATCGCGCCGGCGGTGTATGCCATGCCGGACGAAAACCACGAAAATCTCCATATCGAGATAGAATTGCCCGGCGTCGACAAGAAGGACATCACGCTCAGAATGCACGACGACAGTTTCTTTGTCCAGGCATCGAAGGAGGGGACCAGGTATGCAGGCTCCTATGCCACCTGCTGCCCGATCGATTATGAGAAAGCGAAGGCATCCTATCACAACGGCCTGTTGATCGTGGACGTTCCGTACAAAAAGCCTCAGGCACGGGGCATTGAGATTCCCGTTCAGTGA
- a CDS encoding phosphoserine phosphatase produces the protein MLDELIEKRKKSLSESEQHKNRRNELNALASTRARERNQLNTQTREFVEEAQKNKELRDQSNNEVHRLKDERNQLNAKANEYFEEIESFKKDHSAFQKNASIKEIQRQIEAMEFRQQTEVFSTDKERELIDKIKHMKATIKEQEDELEQNKDLKTKLQSARDLRKEASDIHDRVTEVAELAQKHHDMMVEFYRKADQSREAADTEHKAFVEAQEAADEEHKAFITCQKELRDYDKVISGLRNKKKKTKVTKEQREVRQEAERIFQLFKGGEKLTTEDILLLQRSKLL, from the coding sequence ATGTTGGATGAACTGATCGAAAAGAGAAAAAAATCACTTTCCGAGTCTGAACAGCATAAAAATCGGCGCAACGAGCTTAACGCCCTTGCGAGCACCCGTGCTCGTGAGCGGAACCAGCTCAACACCCAGACCCGGGAGTTTGTCGAGGAGGCCCAGAAGAATAAGGAGCTCCGGGACCAGTCCAATAATGAGGTCCACCGGCTGAAGGACGAGCGGAACCAGCTCAACGCCAAGGCCAACGAGTACTTCGAAGAGATCGAATCCTTCAAGAAGGATCACTCCGCCTTCCAGAAGAATGCAAGCATCAAAGAAATCCAGCGCCAGATCGAGGCGATGGAGTTCCGCCAGCAGACCGAGGTCTTCTCTACCGACAAAGAGAGGGAGCTGATCGACAAGATCAAGCACATGAAGGCCACTATCAAGGAGCAGGAGGACGAACTTGAGCAGAACAAGGACCTCAAGACCAAACTCCAGAGCGCCCGTGACCTTCGTAAGGAAGCCTCAGACATCCACGACAGGGTGACCGAAGTTGCAGAACTCGCGCAGAAGCACCACGACATGATGGTCGAGTTCTACCGGAAGGCCGACCAGTCCCGTGAGGCCGCCGACACCGAGCACAAGGCCTTTGTCGAGGCGCAGGAAGCCGCTGACGAGGAACACAAGGCATTCATCACCTGCCAGAAGGAACTCCGCGACTATGACAAAGTCATCTCCGGTCTCCGCAACAAGAAGAAGAAGACAAAGGTCACCAAGGAGCAGCGCGAGGTCAGGCAGGAGGCCGAGCGCATCTTCCAGCTCTTCAAGGGCGGGGAGAAACTCACGACCGAGGACATCCTCCTTCTGCAGCGGTCCAAACTCCTTTAA
- a CDS encoding aminotransferase class I/II-fold pyridoxal phosphate-dependent enzyme yields the protein MIFVNMSGTYPRRIEHGGRLRWHRRHSGENILDFSASINPFPPHVPFSTPEEAIASYPDDGYETLKEAIGQVFHRDPAEITVGNGSVEVIRAFCVAAIRPGESGAIRPPTFGEYEMAVRLCGGRVTDDAAGAAVRFLCNPNNPDGALTAREAVLAILDTLKPGQRLFVDEAFIELADPAASVSNVRDPALFVSRSITKSFAVPGLRFGFGFGDADLVAEIEARRLPWTVNAYAESFALAALDRYADLGESRRLIEIERAWLAGRLRDLGLSPLPSTANYILVPLPCHASALTERLLLSHDILVRDCTSFGLPGMIRVAVRRRDENMRLVEALAACLP from the coding sequence GTGATATTCGTCAATATGTCAGGGACGTATCCCCGCCGGATCGAACACGGCGGCAGACTCAGGTGGCACAGGCGGCATTCGGGAGAAAATATTCTTGATTTTAGTGCAAGCATCAACCCTTTCCCTCCGCATGTCCCCTTCTCCACCCCGGAAGAGGCGATTGCGTCCTACCCCGATGACGGATATGAAACCCTGAAAGAGGCGATCGGGCAGGTGTTTCACCGTGACCCCGCGGAGATCACGGTGGGAAACGGGTCTGTCGAGGTGATCCGCGCGTTCTGTGTCGCCGCTATCAGGCCCGGCGAGAGCGGTGCGATCAGGCCTCCGACCTTCGGGGAATATGAGATGGCGGTCAGACTCTGCGGAGGCAGGGTGACCGATGATGCGGCCGGTGCGGCTGTCAGGTTCCTCTGCAACCCGAACAACCCTGACGGTGCGCTCACCGCGCGGGAGGCGGTGCTCGCCATCCTCGACACCCTCAAACCCGGCCAGCGCCTTTTTGTCGACGAGGCCTTCATTGAACTTGCCGACCCGGCCGCAAGCGTCTCTAACGTCAGGGACCCAGCGCTCTTCGTCTCACGCTCGATCACCAAGTCCTTTGCCGTCCCCGGCCTCAGGTTCGGTTTCGGCTTCGGCGATGCCGACCTTGTCGCGGAGATCGAGGCGCGCCGCCTTCCCTGGACGGTGAATGCCTATGCCGAGAGTTTTGCCCTGGCCGCACTGGACAGGTATGCCGACCTTGGCGAATCCCGGAGGCTTATCGAGATCGAGCGGGCCTGGCTTGCAGGGCGACTCCGCGACCTCGGTCTCTCTCCCCTGCCGTCCACGGCAAACTACATCCTGGTCCCCCTTCCCTGCCATGCGTCGGCACTTACGGAACGCCTCCTCCTCTCCCACGACATTCTTGTCCGTGACTGCACCTCTTTTGGCCTGCCCGGGATGATCCGGGTTGCGGTGCGGAGGCGTGACGAGAACATGCGCCTTGTGGAGGCACTTGCGGCATGCTTGCCCTGA
- a CDS encoding NTP transferase domain-containing protein: MLALILAGGQGSRLNMGEKPLVTICGRPMIAYVIDAFADAGCEIMVVSSPRTPYTRNWCRAQGIDLYAAGARGYVADIVEAVTALGEAGPVFTSVSDIPCIRGEIVERIRDAYISAGTDALATWVPSALCRGSSFRAAYQETVDGVPACPAGVNILLGARIEEEQEESRLLLDEPALGFNVNTQDDLARAVRFICAGKKRHSA; encoded by the coding sequence ATGCTTGCCCTGATCCTTGCCGGGGGCCAGGGCTCCCGCCTCAATATGGGAGAAAAACCTCTCGTGACAATCTGCGGGCGGCCGATGATCGCCTATGTCATCGACGCCTTTGCCGATGCGGGCTGTGAGATCATGGTCGTCTCCTCGCCCCGGACCCCGTACACCAGAAACTGGTGCCGGGCGCAGGGGATCGATCTCTATGCCGCCGGTGCGCGCGGATATGTCGCAGATATCGTCGAAGCGGTGACCGCACTTGGCGAGGCGGGGCCGGTCTTCACCTCGGTCTCTGACATCCCCTGTATCAGGGGAGAGATTGTGGAGAGAATACGGGATGCGTACATCTCTGCAGGCACCGACGCCCTCGCCACCTGGGTGCCGTCGGCCCTCTGTCGCGGCTCTTCTTTTCGCGCCGCCTACCAGGAGACGGTCGACGGTGTCCCTGCCTGTCCTGCCGGGGTAAACATCCTCCTCGGTGCGCGGATCGAGGAAGAACAGGAAGAATCGCGCCTCCTCCTCGACGAACCCGCGCTCGGCTTCAATGTCAATACACAGGACGACCTTGCCCGTGCGGTGCGTTTTATCTGTGCCGGAAAAAAGCGGCATTCTGCCTGA
- a CDS encoding EVE domain-containing protein, producing the protein MTRWLATSTRENADVVTRKKIWGVPKRDISQINRIRPGDTLLVYVGHEEIDKDITLPPAITGCFEIVSGVYEDTDPIFTAPRKLGNEVFPLRFRLKTIAVFDPPVEFTPLIPRLKFITEKKQWSEHIKGQAMRAITEEDHALIMKAAMKAAEAPRG; encoded by the coding sequence ATGACCCGCTGGCTTGCCACCTCCACCCGTGAGAATGCAGACGTCGTGACACGAAAGAAGATCTGGGGCGTCCCGAAGAGGGATATCAGCCAGATCAACAGGATCCGGCCAGGCGACACCCTGCTCGTCTATGTCGGGCATGAAGAGATCGATAAGGACATCACCCTCCCGCCCGCGATCACCGGGTGCTTCGAGATCGTCTCCGGCGTCTATGAGGACACAGATCCGATCTTCACCGCCCCCAGAAAACTCGGGAACGAGGTCTTTCCGCTCCGGTTCAGACTAAAGACGATCGCGGTCTTCGACCCGCCCGTGGAGTTCACGCCCCTGATCCCTCGCCTGAAATTCATCACCGAAAAAAAGCAGTGGTCAGAGCACATCAAGGGGCAGGCGATGAGAGCGATCACCGAGGAAGACCATGCACTCATCATGAAGGCGGCCATGAAAGCGGCAGAGGCGCCGCGGGGCTGA
- the recQ gene encoding DNA helicase RecQ — protein MKRNTMAAVDELLKKYWGYTSFLPHQREIIASVLEGRDTVAIMATGGGKSLCYQVPALYLGGLTLVVSPLISLMKDQVDDLNLRGIPAAAYTGSLTYRERAEVERQLTDNTLRLLFLSPEKCMQSGFLKSLGRFPVCLIAIDEVHCISEWGHNFRPEYRQLSRLKKHFPNVPIVALTATAIPEVRKDIARQLGLSDPREFVGSFNRTNLRYSVVPKEKPMALLLACINRHRKESGIVYCFSKKETEEIARDLGRYGYRALAYHAGLPNSAREKVQDDFLSGRVQIVCATVAFGMGIDKPDVRYVVHYDLPKTVESYYQETGRAGRDGRESECVLFYSPEESGRVRSMLEHDRQDERNIRIAVRKLQDMVDYCEMTGCRRKYLLNYFGEEYARENCGMCDTCDHPGQTIDGTEYARKILGCVGQLPAHFGVDLIADVLRGSKNAKVRENRFNLLPAYATGAEKSKKQYRIWVQDLVRQGYLGRTGDRSPVICLTGKSAAVMRGEVRVMLPAPDGGVKKSPVAGVDALSADDRELFVALKALRTSIAGRDSVPPSVVFPDKILGEMARCRPCDRDSLGNIAGVGTKRLEKYGPDFLSAIRHQDKEA, from the coding sequence ATGAAGAGAAATACCATGGCCGCCGTCGACGAACTCCTGAAAAAATACTGGGGGTATACCTCTTTTCTCCCGCACCAGCGGGAGATCATCGCGTCGGTCCTGGAGGGGCGGGACACGGTGGCGATCATGGCGACAGGGGGCGGAAAGTCCCTCTGCTATCAGGTGCCCGCCCTGTACCTCGGCGGCCTGACCCTTGTCGTTTCCCCTCTCATCTCGCTTATGAAGGACCAGGTGGACGACCTGAACCTGCGGGGGATCCCCGCGGCCGCCTACACCGGCTCTCTCACGTACAGGGAGAGGGCGGAGGTCGAGAGGCAGTTGACGGACAACACCCTCAGGCTGCTCTTCCTCTCGCCGGAGAAGTGCATGCAGTCAGGTTTCCTGAAATCCCTCGGCCGTTTCCCGGTCTGCCTCATCGCCATCGACGAGGTGCACTGCATCTCCGAATGGGGCCACAACTTCAGGCCCGAGTACAGGCAACTGTCCCGGCTGAAGAAACACTTCCCCAATGTTCCCATCGTCGCGTTGACGGCCACTGCAATCCCCGAGGTCAGGAAAGATATCGCCCGGCAGCTTGGCCTCTCGGATCCCCGCGAATTCGTCGGGAGTTTCAACCGCACAAACCTCCGGTATAGCGTCGTCCCGAAGGAGAAACCGATGGCCCTGCTTCTCGCCTGCATCAACCGACACAGGAAAGAGTCAGGGATCGTCTACTGCTTCAGCAAGAAAGAGACAGAAGAGATCGCCCGAGACCTCGGGAGATATGGGTACAGGGCGCTCGCCTACCATGCCGGCCTCCCGAACAGTGCCAGGGAGAAGGTCCAGGACGATTTTCTCTCCGGCCGCGTGCAGATCGTCTGCGCCACCGTTGCCTTTGGCATGGGCATAGACAAGCCCGACGTCCGCTATGTCGTCCATTACGACCTGCCAAAGACTGTCGAGTCCTACTACCAGGAGACAGGCCGGGCAGGGCGGGACGGCCGGGAGAGCGAGTGCGTCCTCTTCTACAGCCCGGAGGAGTCTGGCAGGGTCAGGTCCATGCTCGAACACGACAGACAGGACGAACGCAACATCCGCATTGCGGTCCGCAAATTGCAGGACATGGTCGACTATTGTGAGATGACCGGATGCCGTCGGAAATACCTGTTGAACTACTTCGGGGAGGAGTATGCCCGGGAAAACTGCGGCATGTGCGACACCTGCGACCATCCCGGGCAGACGATAGACGGCACCGAATACGCGAGAAAGATCCTCGGGTGCGTGGGGCAGTTGCCGGCGCACTTCGGGGTCGACCTCATTGCCGACGTGCTGAGGGGTTCGAAGAACGCAAAAGTCAGGGAGAACCGCTTCAACCTCCTCCCTGCCTATGCGACAGGTGCGGAGAAGAGCAAAAAGCAGTACAGGATATGGGTCCAGGATCTTGTCAGGCAGGGGTATCTGGGGCGGACTGGCGACAGATCTCCGGTCATCTGCCTGACCGGGAAGAGCGCCGCGGTCATGAGGGGGGAGGTACGGGTCATGCTCCCGGCGCCAGACGGCGGCGTGAAGAAGAGTCCGGTCGCTGGCGTCGACGCCCTGAGTGCCGATGACCGGGAACTGTTCGTTGCGTTGAAGGCCCTGCGCACGTCGATTGCAGGCCGTGACAGTGTGCCCCCCTCTGTCGTCTTCCCGGACAAAATCCTGGGGGAGATGGCCCGTTGCCGCCCCTGCGACCGTGATAGCCTGGGAAACATCGCCGGCGTCGGCACGAAGCGGCTGGAAAAATATGGCCCTGACTTTCTCTCCGCCATCAGGCACCAGGACAAAGAGGCCTGA
- a CDS encoding ribbon-helix-helix domain-containing protein translates to MERITIRLPKQQVDMLQRLVDGGEFPTVSEAVRHAVRELVEKRGDRAMRESDQVSFKV, encoded by the coding sequence ATGGAGCGGATCACGATCAGACTCCCCAAACAGCAGGTCGATATGCTGCAAAGGCTTGTTGACGGCGGCGAATTTCCCACCGTGTCAGAGGCGGTACGACACGCGGTACGGGAACTCGTCGAAAAGCGTGGAGACCGGGCAATGAGGGAGAGCGACCAGGTGTCATTCAAGGTTTAG
- a CDS encoding TIGR00300 family protein, producing MQISREIELEGHIIDSGIMTLVFDRIMDMGGNFEILTFDVGKKKTDASYARLKVSAADETQLEAILSELYRLGAHLPVVADARLVPAEGDRIVPKDFYSTTNHRTYVKYEGEWLSVEDIEMDCLIVVDPVAQRACCTPLSKLTKGSLVVVGEDGVKVDYPERPREKSRFEFMQGTVSPERPSETLIEKIATEIVEVKRSGGKIVLVGGPAIIHTGGGPALAKLVHDGYIDALFAGNALATHDIESNLFGTSLGMDIKTAKLVTGGHKHHIYAISEVMRAGSIKNAVEQGIVTGGVMYECVRHNVPFVLAGSIRDDGPLPDVITDVMEAQDAMRKHLKGAKMVLMVATLLHSVAVGNCLPSSVKTLCVDINPASLTKLMDRGTSQAIGIVSDAGTFFPMLAKKLDELSEKING from the coding sequence ATGCAGATCTCCCGGGAGATAGAACTGGAAGGGCATATTATCGATTCAGGTATCATGACCCTTGTCTTCGACCGGATCATGGATATGGGCGGGAACTTCGAGATTCTTACCTTCGACGTGGGGAAGAAAAAGACCGACGCGAGTTATGCCCGCCTGAAGGTGAGTGCTGCTGACGAAACGCAGCTTGAGGCGATCCTCAGCGAACTCTACCGTCTTGGCGCTCATCTCCCGGTGGTGGCCGACGCGCGGCTGGTCCCTGCCGAAGGCGACCGCATCGTCCCCAAGGATTTTTACTCGACGACCAACCACCGGACCTATGTGAAATATGAGGGCGAATGGCTCTCTGTCGAGGACATCGAGATGGACTGTCTCATTGTCGTGGACCCGGTCGCGCAGCGCGCCTGCTGCACTCCTCTCTCCAAACTGACGAAGGGCAGTCTTGTCGTCGTCGGCGAGGACGGCGTCAAGGTGGACTATCCCGAACGCCCGCGTGAGAAGAGCCGGTTCGAGTTCATGCAGGGAACCGTCTCACCCGAACGCCCGTCTGAGACCCTGATCGAGAAGATCGCGACGGAGATCGTCGAGGTGAAGCGGTCTGGCGGGAAGATCGTCCTTGTCGGCGGCCCGGCGATCATACACACCGGAGGCGGCCCTGCCCTTGCGAAACTCGTTCATGACGGCTACATCGACGCCCTCTTTGCCGGGAACGCCCTCGCGACCCATGACATCGAGTCGAACCTCTTCGGCACCTCCCTCGGCATGGACATCAAGACCGCGAAACTCGTCACCGGCGGGCACAAGCACCACATCTATGCGATCTCCGAGGTGATGCGCGCGGGGTCGATCAAGAATGCGGTCGAGCAGGGCATCGTCACCGGCGGCGTGATGTACGAGTGCGTCAGGCACAATGTCCCCTTCGTTCTCGCCGGTTCGATCCGCGACGACGGCCCCCTCCCTGACGTGATCACCGATGTCATGGAGGCGCAGGACGCAATGAGAAAGCATCTCAAAGGCGCGAAGATGGTGCTGATGGTGGCGACCCTCCTCCACTCGGTGGCCGTCGGGAACTGTCTCCCCTCGAGCGTGAAGACACTCTGCGTCGACATCAACCCGGCCTCCCTGACCAAGCTGATGGACCGCGGCACCTCGCAGGCGATTGGCATCGTCTCCGATGCGGGCACTTTCTTCCCGATGCTTGCGAAAAAACTGGACGAACTCTCGGAAAAAATCAACGGGTGA
- a CDS encoding flavodoxin domain-containing protein yields MPPRILVAYATKHETTREIADAIAATLRDEGLDVEAVPAGKVTSVAGYDAIVMGSPLYMGKILKEAKQFVDHFADALQEKPVAAFVVGMSCKDLTDENRRKVKAAMEPITARIRIRGEMGMFAGRMNPSYIPVLGLFMRYDEAKTEDARDWEAIRVWTGRLPASLGIAMHPIPA; encoded by the coding sequence ATGCCGCCACGCATCCTCGTCGCCTATGCGACAAAGCACGAGACCACGCGGGAGATCGCCGACGCCATCGCTGCAACCCTCAGGGATGAGGGCCTCGACGTCGAGGCCGTGCCTGCCGGGAAGGTGACGTCAGTCGCCGGATACGACGCCATCGTCATGGGTTCGCCCCTTTACATGGGAAAGATCCTGAAGGAGGCAAAGCAGTTTGTCGACCATTTCGCCGACGCCCTTCAGGAAAAACCGGTCGCGGCCTTTGTCGTCGGTATGAGCTGCAAAGACCTGACCGATGAGAATCGCAGGAAGGTGAAGGCGGCGATGGAGCCCATCACCGCTCGCATCCGCATCAGGGGGGAGATGGGGATGTTTGCCGGGAGGATGAACCCTTCTTATATCCCGGTGCTCGGCCTTTTCATGCGATATGACGAGGCAAAGACCGAGGACGCCCGGGACTGGGAGGCAATCCGGGTGTGGACCGGGAGACTGCCCGCCAGTCTCGGCATCGCTATGCATCCCATTCCTGCCTGA
- the ftsZ gene encoding cell division protein FtsZ, with protein MQTIINEAMKNAEREKTLNSQDGIIGDEDDFLGQPRIVIVGCGGAGNNTINRLYHMQVCGAETIAINTDKQHLDMIQADKRILIGKSLTKGLGAGGFPDVGKRAAEMARPTLEKLLETADLCFITAGMGGGTGTGVAPVVAQIAKEQGAIVVGMVSYPFQVEKARLLRAEDGLQQLASNADSVIVLDNNRLINYVPNLPLGQAFSVMDQLIAETVKGISETITQPSLINIDYADVRAIMSKGGVACMLVGESKQQNKAESVVHECLSHPLLDIDYRGATGSLIHITGGSDLTLQDAEEIASSLTYELDPHADVIWGARVNNDYEGKVRVMAIMTGVKSAQILGGRQSNFIPASKPAPMPGGRSAAPQRSFARDQTSGHLIDFL; from the coding sequence ATGCAAACAATCATCAACGAGGCAATGAAAAACGCTGAACGCGAGAAAACACTGAATAGTCAGGACGGTATCATCGGCGACGAAGACGATTTCCTCGGCCAGCCGCGCATCGTCATCGTCGGTTGCGGAGGCGCCGGCAACAACACGATCAACAGGCTTTACCACATGCAGGTCTGTGGAGCCGAGACGATCGCGATCAACACCGACAAGCAGCATCTCGACATGATCCAGGCCGACAAGCGCATCCTCATCGGCAAGTCGCTCACCAAGGGCCTTGGCGCAGGCGGGTTCCCCGACGTCGGCAAGAGGGCCGCGGAGATGGCGCGCCCCACTCTGGAAAAACTCCTTGAGACAGCCGATCTCTGTTTCATCACGGCCGGCATGGGCGGCGGCACCGGCACAGGCGTCGCCCCCGTTGTTGCACAGATTGCCAAGGAACAGGGCGCCATCGTCGTCGGCATGGTCAGCTACCCCTTCCAGGTCGAGAAGGCACGCCTGCTCCGCGCGGAGGACGGCCTCCAGCAACTCGCCAGCAACGCCGACTCGGTGATTGTCCTCGACAACAACCGGCTCATCAACTATGTCCCCAACCTGCCCCTTGGCCAGGCCTTCTCGGTGATGGACCAGCTCATCGCCGAGACGGTGAAGGGCATCTCCGAGACGATCACCCAGCCCTCCCTCATCAACATCGACTACGCAGACGTGCGGGCGATCATGAGCAAGGGCGGCGTCGCCTGCATGCTCGTCGGCGAGAGCAAACAGCAGAACAAGGCCGAGAGCGTCGTCCACGAATGCCTCTCCCACCCCCTGCTGGACATCGACTACCGCGGCGCCACGGGCAGCCTCATCCACATCACCGGCGGCAGCGACCTCACCCTCCAGGACGCCGAGGAGATCGCAAGCTCCCTCACCTACGAACTCGACCCCCACGCCGACGTCATCTGGGGCGCACGCGTGAACAACGACTACGAAGGGAAGGTCAGAGTCATGGCAATCATGACCGGCGTCAAGAGCGCCCAGATCCTTGGCGGCAGGCAGAGCAACTTCATCCCCGCGAGCAAGCCCGCACCCATGCCGGGCGGCAGGTCGGCAGCCCCCCAGCGGAGTTTCGCACGGGACCAGACGAGCGGCCACCTCATCGATTTCCTCTGA